CACGCCTCCTCCGAGCAAAAATGCAGAGAACCTGACCTGAATATTGCACACCCTCCGAGACACCCTGGACATGATCAGTGTGCCGTGCAGCTGCAGATGCATCGCAGATGTGGAAGAGGCCAAAGAGCCTGGCTAGTCTGGTCGGGCTTACGCTGCCCGGGGCGGGCTTGGAGGTCGGTGCCCGTCATGACCTGTAGGGTGACTTGGTGAGTGAGGTGGCTTGGCTCCCTCCAACAGTGGGCCGCCGTCTATAGCCACTTCACTAAAACACTAAATACAGGGCTGCCTTTTAGCTCATCAGTCCCCGCTCCGacttcaccagcaccagcaccagcaccaccagcggCTTTTCTAAGTTacccaccaccagcaccaccgtGACCTCCCAACCCCAAAGTATATCATCTCCCCACACCACCTGCATCCTCCGTTTCCccttccctcttcttcttccttctttaCGAGCAATTCGTCCTAcgttctctttcttcttacTCGGTTGCGGCAGCTTAGCAGGCGATTTCACCTCAAAAGATCAGACAAGATAATACTATAGTACAGCCCATCAACCTCTACTATCCCACCTATCTACCAATCCCTGCTCTGCTCCGTCTTCCGACATTTCTCTTTATTTGATATATTATTGTTCGACATCACTGGCACCGTATTCCGCCTTCAATCAGCGATAAACGCAACGCCCGACGCCGACGTTTGACGTTTATTAAAACGTCCCGTTACCGTTCTACGATACCCGCCACCCCCCGTTCCGCCCTAGCGATAGACATAGCATAGACACCCCTGCGATCCGCTCCGCTTCGCTTCACTAACATGCCCGTCCAACTACTTCCGGCGTCGGCCGCCGCTTTCGCTCCCCGGGCTTCATCAGTCAACGTTGTCTTGGGTTCAAAAGTCGAGTCTTGGCTTACACAGACTCTCAAGCGCATCAACCGTGTCAAGCGTCCTCTCAACTCTGTACCCCAGCATCAGCGGTGCCTCACCGAGACTCTCTCGTCACCAAACGCCATATGGACCTTGACCTCTCTCATGCTGCCCAAGACCCCCGAGTCAGACTTCAAGCGTGATGCCAGCAACCCTCTGgtcgaggccatcatgaaCTACGAGCTCATACATGTCGAGGCTTACATTGTCCATGTCGACATGGTTCTGCGAAATGAGGTCGCCtacaagctcaccaaggacacCATCGATGCTCTCGTCGAGTACCACAAGGAAATCCACTGTGTCGATGCAAAGGCCAACACCTACGACTGGACAGACAAGGAGCAGCAATGCAAGAAGCTTCACGACGATTTTGTTCAAGACATCAACAAGTTTGTCTTCCGCACCCACGTCTCTGCTCTCGAGGgtctcgaggaggagggcgcTGGTGAACTCCTCTGTGGCAAGAGcgaggaggtcaagaactGCATCAGTGCTCTTATGAAGCCCCTGTtaccccctcctcctcctcgtgtCGTCGAAGTTGTCCGACAACCTACGCTGCTCCCTAGCTCTCCTGTCAACAACATGTGGTCGCAGCATGGTCTTCACGGCaatcttgctgctgttgactcATGGAGGGTACTTCCCTCAAGCCCCAGCGTCACATCATCGGCCGACTCAAACACAAGTCCTATCTGGGCACCCATGACCATGGATGATCTGTCACCTACTCCCGCCTTCACCCAGCCTCACTCCACGGCCGGCTTCTTCTGGAGCTCGCCTCAAGTGACAGCACCCATCCCCGCTCTCCCTCTTCCTAGTATGCTCGCCCCTGCTCAATGTGGTGTCGGCATGGGCATGACAGGAATGGGGGGCATGAGCGGCATGAGCGGCATGGGAGGCTTTGGCTGGGACCGATACCAAGAGTATGCGACCATCATGTGACAACCAGGGCCCCAGGACAGCTATCCAGTGGTGACGACCTCGAGCTATTAATACTGCACCAACCCCTTCCTCGTTTCCCGGAGAAAAGTTGAAGCTCTTAAATTTCGC
This region of Fusarium verticillioides 7600 chromosome 3, whole genome shotgun sequence genomic DNA includes:
- a CDS encoding hypothetical protein (At least one base has a quality score < 10); protein product: MPVQLLPASAAAFAPRASSVNVVLGSKVESWLTQTLKRINRVKRPLNSVPQHQRCLTETLSSPNAIWTLTSLMLPKTPESDFKRDASNPLVEAIMNYELIHVEAYIVHVDMVLRNEVAYKLTKDTIDALVEYHKEIHCVDAKANTYDWTDKEQQCKKLHDDFVQDINKFVFRTHVSALEGLEEEGAGELLCGKSEEVKNCISALMKPLLPPPPPRVVEVVRQPTLLPSSPVNNMWSQHGLHGNLAAVDSWRVLPSSPSVTSSADSNTSPIWAPMTMDDLSPTPAFTQPHSTAGFFWSSPQVTAPIPALPLPSMLAPAQCGVGMGMTGMGGMSGMSGMGGFGWDRYQEYATIM